A region of the Lysobacter sp. K5869 genome:
TGTGTTCACTGGATGTTCGCCGTCACCTGCGCAAGCTGTTGGAGATCGACTTCTTCGAGCTGCCGGTGTTGTCCTACCAGGAACTCGCGCCCGATCTGCGCATCGTGCAGGCAGGCCAGGTCAACGCCTGAGGAGAACGAAGCCATGCGCATCGCTGCCCGCACGCATTCCCCCATTCATCGGCCGAACGGCCCGCGCGTATCGCGCGTCCCGGCCGCGCGTCCCGCCTTCGGCGGCGACGTCTGAACAGGAGTTACCGCGATGATGTCCACCGACCAACATCCCACGCCCGACGACGCGCCCGAGCCGCGCGCCGCCGATGCCGCGATCGAGCCGGCGCCGGCCGCGCCGGCTGAACAGCGCGCGGAGCCGCGCGCGGCCGAAGCGCGCGCCGAGATCCGCGTCGCCTCGCCGGCGATCGGCGTGCTGCGCATCGTCTCCGGCCTGCACACCGGCGGCAGCCGGCCGCTGTCGGCGCAGGAAACCGTGCTGATCGGCAGCAGCGGCGATTGCGACATCGTGCTGTCCGATCCCAACGTCGCGCCGCGCCACGCGTTCCTGACCCGCATGGGCGGCACGGTCTCGCTGCGCGCGCTCGACGCGCCGCTGTTCGTCGACGGCCAGACCTTGAACCCGGGCGATCCGGCCGAACTCGGCGCGATGCAGCGCGTCGACATCGGCGGCGCCTCGTTCGCGGTCGGCGCCGCGGAAGATCCGGGTTGGGCGACGATGCTGCCCAACCTCGCCGACGCCGCGCGGCCGGCCAAGACGCCGATGCGCCATCTGCCGCTGATCGCGGGCCTCGCCGCGCTGTCGCTGGTGTCGGTGGCGATCGCCGCGGCGGTGATGCCGGGCTTCGAGAAGAAGCCGACGCCGACCGAACTGGTGCAGCCGCTGATCAAGGAATTCTCCATCGCCGGCGGACGCTTGGCCGAGAACGAAGACGGCAGCTTGGTGCTGTCGGGCACGGTCAAGGACGCGACCACGCGCGAGATGATCCGCAAGCGCCTGATCACCGATGAGGTCGATGCGCGGCTGGAGCTGCGCACCGGCGACGACATCGCCGCCGACGTGCGCGAAGTGCTGCGCAGCCAGGGCCTGACCACGCAGACGCGCTATCTGGGCAACGGCGACGTCGAAGTCAGCGGCCGCTTCGCCGACGAAGACCAGTTCAAGCGCGCGGTGGCTTCGCGCGCGATGCAGGACGTCAACGGCGTGCGCCGGGTGATTCCGCGCAACCTCGACGAAACCCACGTCGCCGCCGGCCCCGCGGTGGCCGCGCCGGAAGCGCCGAAGAAGGCGACGCCGGCCGAACCGACCCGGATCGTCAAGATCGTGCGCGGCGACAGCCCGCACGTGATCGACCTCGACGGCGCCGAGTACGCGGTCGGCGACACCTTGCCCGACGGCCGCGATCTGATCGCCATCGGCGACAAGGCCTGGGCGCTGAACAAGCTGACCGGGGTGACCGAGCAGATCAAGGCGCAGCCGCTGACCGCGCAGGAACTGGCCATCGCCAACGGCACCGCGCCGGCCGCCGATGCCGCCACCGCCGCGACGCCGGCGGCCGCGGCCAGCGCGACGCCCGCGCCGAACGCCGCGACGCCGGCCGCGCCCGCCGCCAATGCCGCACCGACGGCCGCCAGCGGCGCCAAGGCGCCCGCCGCTGCGCCCGCGAGCAGCGGCGCGCCCGCGCGCCCGGCCGTGGCCGAGGCGCCCGCGCGGCCGGGAAACCGACAATGAACGCGGCGACCCAGGGTCAGCACTAGGTGGTTTCACCCGCGCGGCGCCGATCTAATCCAACCTCGGCACCTTGCACCTGTCGTCCGCTGAAGCGTCAAGAATCGCAACACACGTCAAGTTTTCGGTGCCATTCGTTGTTCCACGCCATTGCGCGGCCTTGCCGCAAACGAGCAGGAGAGACGTCATGAGCAACAACGCAGTCAACGGCGCCGGCGGCAATGCCGGCCTGGTCACCAGCTTCATCGCCGACGTCAACAAGAACGACGCCATCGGCAACGGTAAGAGTTCGCGCGGCGCCGGCAGCAGCAGCGGCGCGGGCGGCGGCGTGTCGGCCGGCGGTGGCGGCGGCGGCGGTCAGGCGAGCTGGTACGAGTCGATGGCCCGCGCCTGGGGCCAGACCATGGACGCGCAGGCCTCGCGCATCACCGAGCTCTCCGGCTCGATCGGCGGCGGCAACGACCAGCCCTCGTCGATGATCGCGCTGACCTCGCAGAGCCTGCGCATGCAGTTCATCTCCAACAGCGCTTCGACCTCGATCAACTCGGTCGCCCAGGGCATCGAGAAGCTCGCTTCGAAGAACTGACCGGCGCGCGGCCCGACGTCTGCCGCCTGCCGTCGCGGCGCCCGGATCCCCGTGTCCGGGCGCCCGCGGGGCTTGCGGAGAAGTCGGGTGCATCGCCACCGTCGTCGTTTACATTCGGTCCCATCGTTGTCGAACCTACCGTTGCAGGAGACAGGTTCATGATCGAAGCCATCCAAGTCGCGGCCGAAGCCGCGCAGCCGGCCGCCGCTTCGCCGGCGCAGTCGCCGCAGGCCTCGGCCTACGACATCCGCGAGTTCGCGGCCGCGTTCGATCGCGGCGCCGCTCCGGGCGGCGCGGGCGGCGTGCACGCCGGCGGCGCTCAGCAGGTCGCTCAGGCCGGCGCGGCCGAGCCCTCGCAGGGCACCCGCGCGGTATTGAGCGCGCTGGACAACCTCAACGGCGGCGCCGAGAGCATCGGCCAGGCCAGCCAGAGCCTGTCGGCCAACGCGGCCGAACTGACGCCGGGCGAGATGATCCAGATGACCATGAAGTGCCATCAATTCATGTTCACCTCGCAGCTGACCTCGAACGTCGCCAACCGCACGTCCGACGGCATCCAGCAGCTGTTCCGCCAGCAGTCGTAACACGCAAGGCAACCACAACACGGGGGATGCATGGGTAGGGCGTCGGGCTTCAAAGCGGTAAGGATTCTGGCGGCCCTGCTGGCCTGCCTGCTGATCGTGGGATGTACGCGCACGCCGCTGTACAGCCAACTCGACGAGCAGCAGGCCAACGAACTGATGGCGGCGCTGCTCGACGCGGGCATCCCCGCCGAGAAAGACCCCTCGCCGAGCAAGACCGGCTGGGAAGTCATGGTCAATCGCGGCGACATCCCCTATGCGATGCAGGTGCTCAACTCGCGCGGCCTGCCGCGCGCGCAGTACCGCTCGCTGGGCGACGTGTTCAAGAAGGAAGGCTTCGCGTCCTCGGCGCTGGAAGAGAAGGCGCGCTACCTCTACGGCCTGTCGCAGGAACTCTCGCGCACGCTGACCCGCATCGACGGCGTGGTCGAGGCGCGCGTGCACATCGCGCTGCCCGACCGCGATCCGCTCGGCGGCAACGTCCAGGACTCCTCGGCCTCGGTGCTGATCTTCGAGCGCCCGGGCCAGAGCCTGCGCGACCGCGAGACCGACATCAAAGTGTTCGTGAAGGACAGCGTCGAAGGCCTGGACGACGTTAACAAGGTCACGGTCAAGTTCTTCACCGTGCAATCGCCGCCGAAGGTCAGTCAGGCCGGCGGCCCGCTCAATGCGGTGCTCGGCTCGATCGACCTGAGCGCGGTCATCATCGGCGCCGGCGTGTTGGTGCTGCTGGCGATCGTCGCGTTCTTCTTCGGCCGCATGCGTTCGCGCCTGTTCCCGGCCGCGCCGCAACCGCCGCCGAGCAACGCCCGCGGCGGAGTGTGGAACGGATGAGCGTCGCGGCGCTGCGCGCGGTTCTGGCCGAGACCGATGCCAGCTGGCACGGTCGCGGCGAGGACGAGCGCATCGCTCCGGAACTGCTGGCGGCCGCGCGCGACAGCGCGATCGGCCGCCGTTTGCTCGGCGGCTGGCTCGCCGCCGAAGCCGCGCCGGCGCTGCTGGCGCCGCAACCGGGCGCGGGCTTCGCCGCCGCCGCGTTGCGCTGGCCGCGTGCGCGCGTGGAGCGCCTCGTGCGCGATCTGGGCGCGCTCGCTTACGCCCCGGCGATCCGCGCCGAAGTGCGGCGCGAGCCGGTGCGCCGGCTCAAGCAAGCGCTCGACAATTCCTACTTGCTCGCGCTCGACAGCCAGGTCTGGGACGGCAAGGTGCAGAACCAACTGGCCCTGCAGCTGGGCGACAACCTCGACCGCGCGCTGCGCATGGACGACGACGCGCCGCTGTATTTCCTGCTCGACCTGCGCGGTCGCGCCGAACTGCGGCTGTGGGCCGAGCGCCGCGATCCCGGCCTCGCCGATTGGGTGCGCCTGTTGTTGCCGCGCGAACTGCACGAGAGCGCGCCGGCGCTGGTCGCGCACCTGCCGCCTGACGTGGTCGAGCGCCTGCACACCCATCACGGCGCGCGCCCGCTGACGGCCTGAGCCGCTACGCCCTTCGCTTCAGCCACACGGAACCGCCATGCCCGCCGATTCGCTCCGCCACGATGTCCCGTCCGCCGCCGGCGCGAGCAACGTCGCCGATCTGTCGGCGCGGCGCGATCTCGGCCGCGGCGGCGGCGCGGTCGCGGTGTTCGAGCGCAAGCAGTTCGAGCGCGCGCTGGCCGGCACCGTGGTGCCGGCGCAGCAATGGAATCAGGTCGCCGAGATCGACCAACTGCTGGCCCGGGTCAACACCCTGTACGAACAGGCCGGCGAAGAGATCAAGCAAGCGCGCGAGGCCGGCTACGCCGCCGGTTTCGCCGAAGGTCTGGCGCGCGCGCAGCAGCAGATGGCGCAGCAGCTGGCCGACCTCAACGAGCGCCGCGCGCGCGTGCTGGCCGACGCCGGCAGCCGCGTGACCGAGCTGGCCTGCGCGATCGTCGCGCGGATCTCGCCCGAGTTCGACGCGCGCGCGGTGGTCCCGCCGCTGGTCATGCAGGCGGTGGAAGCCGCGCAGGCCGAACAGTTCCTGCTGATCCGCGTGCACCCCAGCGTGCGCGAGGAAGTCGCCAAGGGTCTGGGATTGGTGCGGCAAGCGCATCCGGTGGTCGGCGTGATCGAACTGGTCGACGACGAGAGCCTGGACAAGCTGAGCTGCGTGGTGGTGTCGGAAGTCGGCGAAGTGCGCGCCGGCGTCGCCCAGCAGATCGAGGCGATCCGGATCGCGCTGTCGGGCGCCGAATACGGCGCGGAGCACAGCGAATGACCGCGCGCGCGCCCGCCGTTCGCACTGCTACGCGAGGCGCGCGATGAGCAGCCTGCCGCGCACGGTATTGCAGCCGGCGCCCGCGCCGGTGCAGATCGACCCGCTGATCGCCGCGCTCGCGCGCGTGCCCAGCGTGGTGCGCGTGGGCAAGGTCGCCGAGGCCTACGGCACCATGATCCGCGCCACCGGACTGAAGGCGATGATCGGCGAGCTGTGCGAACTGCGCAGCCCGCGCGACCGCAATTTCCGCCTTACCGCCGAAGTGGTCGGCGTCTCGCGCCAATACACCTTGCTGACGCCGCTGGGGCCGCTCGACGGCGTCGCCCACGACACCGAGGTCGTCGCCACCGGGCGGCAAGCGTCGGTGCGCTGCGGCGAAGGTTTGCTCGGTCGCATCCTCGACGCCAACGGCGACGCCATCGACGGCCGCGGCAGTTTCGGCCCGACCGTGCAGATGCCGATCTACGCCGCCTCGCCCAATCCGTTGGCGCGGCAGTTGATCGAAGAACCCTTCGCCACCGGCGTGCGCGCGATCGACACGGTGATCACCGCCGGCGTCGGCCAGCGCCTGGGCATCTTCGCCGTCGCCGGCGGCGGCAAGAGCACCTTGCTCGGCATGCTCGCGCGCGGCGGCGACGCCGACGTCAACGTGATCGCCCTGGTCGGCGAGCGCGGCCGCGAGGTCAACGAATTCATCCACGACAACCTCGGCGAAGCCGGGCTCAAGAAGTCGATCATCGTGGTCGCCACCTCCGACCGCCCGGCGCTGGAACGCAGCCGCGCGGCCTGGGTCGCCACCGCCATCGCCGAATACTTCCGCGACCGCGGCCAGCGGGTGATGCTGCTGGTGGACTCGGTGACGCGCTTCGCCCGCGCGCTGCGCGACGTCGGCCTCGCCATCGGCGAGCCGCCGGCGCGGCGCGGTTTCCCGCCGTCGGTGTTCAGCCAGATGCCGCGCTTGTTCGAGCGCGCCGGCAACAACGACAAGGGCTCGATCACCGCGTTCTACACCGTGCTGATGGAAGGCGAGGACGGCGACGACCCGGTCGCCGAGGAAGTGCGCTCGATCCTCGACGGCCACATCGTGCTCTCGCGCAAACTCGCCGCCGCGTACCACTATCCGGCCATCGACGTGCTGGTGAGCCTGAGCCGGACCATGCCGCGCGTGGCCGACGACGCGCACCAGCGCGCCGCCGGGCAGTTGCGCAAGTATCTGGCCAAGCACCAGGACATCGAACTGCTGCTGCAGCTGGGCGAGTACAAGCGCGGCAGCGACGCCGACGCCGACATCGCGATCGAGAAGATCGAACCGATCCGCAAGCTGCTCAAGCAATCGGCCGCCGATCTGGCCGACTACAAGCAATCCGTCGACGCGCTGCGCAGGTTGTTCGGATGAAGCAGCGCTTTCCCCTGGCCACCTTGCTGCAACTGCGCGAACACCGCGTGGAGACGGCGCGCGCGGTGGTCATGGAGCGCCAAGGCCAGGTGCAGGCGCGGCGCGAGGCCTGCGTGGCGATCGAGGGCGAGATCCAATCGCTCAACCAGGAACGCGCCGACCAGCGCCTGCGCCTGCTCGATCCGCCGCCGGCGGGCGTGCCGTGGCCGATGGCGATGTCGCAGCGCGAAGCGCATATCGATCATCTGGCCGAACTGGCCGGCGCCGCGCGCCAGCGGCTCGCCGACGCGCAGGGCAAGCTGCGCGAAGCCGAAGCCGCGCTGGACGAGGCGCGCAAGGCCTTCTTCCGCGCCAAGGCGCGGCTGGAGGCGTTGGAGAAGCGCCGCGACGTGTGGCGCAAGGAACAAAACGCGATCGCCCAGCGCCGCGAAGAGGCGCTGTCGGCCGATCTGTTGCTGTCCGCGCGCCAACGCTCCTCGCACGACAACACTCCTTTCTGAGCGAATCCTTTCCGAGGTCGCCATGAGCACGATCCGCCACAACTCCGCGAACGAAGACGCCAAGCGCGCGCAACAGGCCGCGCAAGACGCGCAGTTGGCCGAACGCCGGCACGCCGCGCACGAACCCGCGCCGCCCGAGTCGGTCGATCAGTTCCGCAACCTGATGCAGCAGCGTCAGGCGCTGGGGCAAAAGGGCGAGCAGACCACCGGCGCCCAGCCCGAGGACGGCCAGTACGCCGCCGGCGATCAGGCCGCGCAAAGCCAAACCTTGCGCGACCGCCAGCAGAACGCGCTCGAGCGCGGCCGCAATCAATACGCCCAGGACCAGAGCGCGCAGAGCCACGCCGCGCAGGGGCAGGCGCGGCAGCAGACGGTCGAGCAGAAATCGCGCGACGAGCAGCGCTATTCGGTCGGCTTCGATCGCGGCGATGCTGGCCAGCCGTCGTCCGAGCAATCGGGGCTGTGGCTGGCGCAGCAAGCCATGCGCGCCGAACAGGCCGCGCCGATGCAGGCGCCCGCGCCGACCTCCAACGCCGCCGCGTTCGCCGAGCTGATCGAGCGCCACGTGCGCCAGCTCGCGGTCAGCAGCGGCGGCGCCGACGGCGAGAACGGGCAGGTGCTGCTGCGCTTGTCCGATCAGACCCTGCCGGGCACCGACCTGTTGCTGAGCAAGACCGCCGACGGCTGGCAGCTGCGCGCCGATTCGCGCTCACGTTCGAGCTACGACGCGATCCGCGAAGCCGGCCCCGAGCTGATGCGCCGCTTCGCCGCGCGCAACCTCGGCCAGCTCAGCATCGATCCGCATTTTCACGACTGACCGCCGCGCCGCGCGGTCCCCGCTCACTCAACCGATGGAACGCCACCGATGACCACCCAGAACGCCGCCGACGACCAGCGCCGCCAGCTGCGGGCCTCGTTCGAGAACCTGCTGCAGGATCAGGCCGATCTCAACGCCGACGACCGCAGCTTCCTGATGAAGCATTTCGACGACGCGCTGGAGCAGCAGGATTTCGATACCCCGGTCGAACTGGACCCGGAGGCGATGCGCCGCGACTGGGCCGTCGCGGTCGATGCGCTGGTGCCCGACGCGACCGCCAGCGAGCGCGACGTGCACCTGCGCCGTTTCGACGAAACCCTCGAACCGCTGCGCCGCGACACGGTCAAGGACGCCTACGAGTATTCGCGCCGCCGCCGCGAGCAGGGCGACGAGGCCGCGACGCAGTGGCTGAACGAGCGCAACGCCTCGCGCAAGACCGCGAGCGCCGCCGCCGCCGCGACCGCGCCGGCGCAGCCGGCCGCGCGCAAGGCGACGCCGCGCAATCCGTGGGGCGGCTGAGGCGGCTTGGGGGATAAGGAACGGGTGGAGGGGAGCGAGTGAAGAGTGAAAGCGGGTCTCCGTTCTCGTTTCTCGTTCCTCTTCACTGAGTTCCTGGCCCCGCCCCCTAGGGTACGCCATAGCTTGTTGCCCCCCGGGCCCGCGCGGAAGATGGCATCAACCAACCAGGGGCGGGTCTCGACGACCAGGCTGAACCGCTCTGTCTCGCACAACGCATCGCATTGGAGAAGATCATGAGCAACGACGTGAATGCCCTGTTCGCCAATTCCCTGGCCAATCAGGAAGTGCAGAACAAGACCAACGAAGCCAAGAGCGGCGGCAAGGACGGCTGGCTGATGGCGCTGGCGACCATGGCCGGCAAGCTGGCCGACAAGAAGGCCGACCAGATGACCAAGGCGATCGAAGGCCTGCCGGCCGACGCCAAGCCGAGCGACATGCTCAAGACCCAGGCTCTGGTCTCGGAATTCCAGCTGATGATGAACACCTTCACCAACGTGGTGAAGACCATCGGCGACACCAACGCCAACACCGCCCGCAAGGGTTGATGTCGGCCTCGCGCCCACGGCGCGAGCGAAGGGGAGCGAAGCCGCGAGGCTTCGCTCCTTTCGCGTTTTTGCGGCAGGGATTTTTCATGGCGACGACGAAGACTCTCGCGGCGGCGATCGCGCTGCTCGGCGCGTGCGCGCCGGCCGGGGCGCAGGACTATCAGCCGTACATGGACTCGTTCAATTCGACCATGACCTCGATGCAGAACACCGCCGGCACCGCCGCGGTCAACGCGGCGATCAACCGCTCGTTGAGCCAGCGCGGCAAGAGTGCCGCGCCCGCGGCCAAGCCGGCGGCGAAAGCGGCGGCGACGGCGGATCTGTCGTTCCGCCGCGATCCGGCCACCACCGAACGCGTGCGCGCGGCGCTGATCGCGGCGATGGGCAAGCAAAGCCGCGGCGTCGCCGACGACTTCGCGCGCCGCTCCGGCGGCGCCGATTACCGCCGCCGTTTCGCCGCCACGCTGCCGGCGCGCGGCCTGTCCAACGACAACCTCGCCGATGTCGCCGCGTATCACGTCGCGGTCAATTGGGCGCTGGTGCATCAGGCGGCGTTGCCGTCGGCGGCGTCGCTGCGCGCGTTGCGCGAGCAGATGCGCGGCTCGTTCGCCGACAACGGCGTGCTGGCGCAGCTCGCGCCGGCGCAGCGGCAGTGGGTCGCGGACGATTTCCTGTTCCGCTCGTTGAACCTGGACGAGAAGGTCGAGCAGTTCGCGCGCGCGCCGGATCCGCAGACCCAGGCCGCGTTCGCGCGCGCGGCGCGCGAGGACATCCGCCGGACCTTGGGGCTGGACTTGCAGGACTATCGATTCACGGCGGCCGGCTTGGTGCGCTGAGGCGCATCGCGGACCGGAAACGAACGCATCGGGTCTGCAGGCGCTCCCTCGCTCTGCGAGCGCCTGCAGACCCGATGTTTTCGTTTGGGCCGACGCTCAGCGCGAGCGGTCGTTGATCCTGCGCCCCAACCACCACGCGCCCGCCGCCACCGCCACGCCGAGGAACAGCGCGAAGCCGCTGCCGCCCGGGCTGGCGCGTTCGCTGATCAGGCTGCCGCTGGGCAGCATCAGCACCACCGCCATCGCCAGGCAGACGTAGGCGACCACGGTCAGGATCCAGAACAGCCACTGCAGCGCGCGCACCGCTTCGAGTTCGGGTTCTGCGTCGCGGCTGGGGCGGTGGACGCCGCCGCGGCCGAAGCGCCACAGCCAGTGGGTCAGGGTGGCGTCGTCGACCTTGCCGCCGCGCCGGTGCGCGCGCCGGGTCGCGCCGTCGCCGGTGTAGACGAGAGTGTTGGGCGCGTCGCCGCCGCGTTGCTGGGCGGCGCGGTCGTTGCCGGCCAGCGGCAGCGAGCGCGGATCGTTGTTGGCCGCGTTGGTGCCGACCGCGGGCAGCGTGGCCGAGGTCTCCGACGGCGGCGGCGCGGCGTTGGCGGCGGTGTTGCCGGCGGCCGGCGCGTGCTGGCCGCTCATGCGCGCGAGCAGGCTTTGCTGCGCGGCCAGCGCGTCTTGCGACATCGCCGCGGCCATCGGCGGGGCCGGCACGGCGTTGGCCGTGGCGGTGTTGACCAAGGTCAGGGTCGGCGTGGCCGCGTTGCCCGCGCCGGGCGCGGCAGCGGCGGTACCGGCGGCGGCCGCGCCGTTGCCGACGCTCGGCGGCAACGCGCCCGAAGCGGTCTGCGGCAGGCCTTGGCCCTGCACCACCGCGCCCTGGGCGTTGCCGGCGGCCGGCATCACGCCGTAGTTCACCGCGACGCGGTCGCCGCCGTAGGCGAGCTGCGGCGCGTTGGCGAGCGCGCGCTCGGACAGGGTCGGCGCCGGGTATTGGGTCGGCGCGTTGGCGTTGAACGGATTGTTGTAGGCGTTGTTGCCGTTGGCCGCGTTCGGCGACTGGCCCTGCAGCAAGCGGCTGGCCGGGTTGTCGGGATTGAGCAGCGGCGCGTTGGGCTGGGTCACCGCGTCCGGCGTGGCCGGAGCGCCGGGACCGGTCGCGCCGGGCTGGGGCGAATACGGATCGCCGCCGGGCAGGCCGTTGTTGCCGCCCGGGTTGGGCAGGCCGTCGTGGCCCGGCGGCAGGCCGCCGTTCTGGCCGGGGGGCAGGCCGCCGTGGCCGGGCGGCGCGTCGATGCCGCCGGGCAGGTTCAGACCGGGCGGCAGCGGGCCGCCGGGCAGGCCGGGCTTGGAGCCGCCCAGACCCGGCAGCAGACCGCCCAAGGGATTGCCGAAGTTGATGCCCGACATGGCTGCACCGCCCAACCTATCGTCTGCCGACCTCCGGCGCTGGCTTCGACGGTAATGCGCGGCGCGCGGCGCGGCATCCTCGGGCTGGCCCTAGGTCGGCGCTGAACGCGCGCGTCGTCGCCGCGCGCGCGGGTCGCGTTCGCCGACCGAAATTCGCGCGTGGCGATGCTTGCCACAAACGTTTTTTGTGGGCGATGAAAACAACGATTGGAGCTCGTCGCGAACGCGCGCACTACGCTGCGCAAACGTGGCAAAACGAGCGCGTCGCGCGCGCACATCGCCTTGTTGCGCGCGCGACGCGAGCGCACACTGTGTTCGCGTTCGCCGCGCACGATGCAACGTCGTGCAACGAACGCGGCACCGACTTCCGCAACGCTCCCCCACCACAGGAATCAAGATGAGCCGACTGCCCGGCCTCGATCTGCTGCGCGCGATCGCGATCGTTTGGGTGATGTTCTTCCATGCCCAAGGCGCCGGCCTCGGGTCGCCATGGTCGCCGATGTCGCAATTCGGCTGGATGGGCGTGGACTTGTTCTTCGCCCTCAGCGGTTATCTGATCGGCTGGCAGCTGCTGCGTCCGCTGAGCCAAGGCCGCCTGCCCGATTTCAAGGATTTCTACTTGCGCCGCGCGCTGCGCGTGCTGCCGGCGTTTTGGGCGGTGCTGGCGCTGTACCTGCTGTGGCCGGCGTTCCGCGAGCGGCCGGGGTTGGAGCAAGGCTGGCAGTTCTTCACCTTCACCTTGAACCTGCTGATCGATTACGAACACAACAAGGCGTTCTCGCACGCGTGGTCACTGTGCGTGGAGGAACACTTCTATCTGTTGTTCCCGTTGCTGGCGATCGCGCTGACGCGGCGGCCGGCCTTGTGGAAGGGCGCGGGCGCGACGCTCGCGCTGGTGCTGGCCGGCATCGCGCTGCGCGCGTGGGTGTGGAACGACTTGGACGACAACGCCAACCATTGGGTCGAACGCATCTATTACCCGACTTGGATGCGCCTGGACGGCTTGCTGTTCGGCGTCGCGCTCGCGGCGTTGCGCGCGTACCGGCCGCGAGGATGGGACGCGATGATGCGGCGCTCGGGCTGGCTCGCGTTGGCCGGCGTGGCGGTGTTGGCGTTGGCGATCTTCTTGTCGCAGCAGCGCTTGGGCTTCGTCGCCTCGGTGTTCGGATTCCCGGTGGTGTCGCTGGCGATGGCGCTGCTGGTCGCGGCGGGCGCGTCGGAGCAGCGCTGGACCGGACACCTGCGCGTACCCGGCGCGGCCTGGCTGGCGGCGGCGTCCTTCAGCCTGTATCTGATCCACAAGGGCGCGTTCGCGCTGATGGCCGGCGCGTACGGCGAGGTGCTGGAAACGCGGCCGCTGCTGGCGTTCTTCGCCTATGCCGGCGCCGCCTTGGCCGGCGGCGCGGCGCTGCACTATCTGATCGAGCGGCCGTTCCTGCGCTGGCGCGAGCGGTTGATCCGCCGCCGCGCGCAGGCGCCGGCCGCGAGCGAGGCCGCGGCGGCTTAGGCGCGCGCGGCTTCGGCGGCGAAGCTGCTGCGCAGCGCCACCGCCGCGGCGACCGCGCCGAGCGCCGCCAGCGCCACCGGCCACGCCGCCGCCGGCCAACCGGCGGCCTGGACCACGCTGCCGAACAGCGACGGGCCGATCACCTGGCCGAGGTAGCTGCCCTGCATCAACAGGCCGACCGCGATCGCGATCCGGCCCGGGTCGCGTTCCAACTCGGCCGCGCCGCCGATGGCGCTGGCCGGCAACAGCCCGCCGGCCAGCGCGAACAGCACGCACAGCGCATACGCGGCCAGGGCCGGCAGCGGCAACGCGAACGCGCCGGCCGCCGCCGCGCCCATCACCGCGCTGGCGATCGCGATCAAGCGCCACCGCTTCGCGCCGCGGCGCAGCAGCGCGCCGGCGGCGAGATTGCCGAGCACGTTGGCGCCGATCGCCAAGCCGCTGAGCGTGCCGGCGGTGGCCGCATCCACTTGCAGCCGCTGCATCAACAAGGTCGGCAGGAAGCTCAGCAGCGCATAGAACTGCAAGGCGTACAGCGCGAACGCCAGCGCCAGCAGCAACGGGCCGCGCGCGCCGGCCACCGCCAGCGCCTCGGCGGCGATTTGCCGCCACGGCCGTTGCGCGGCGGCGCGCGCCGCCTGCGCCGACGGCGCGCGCACCGTCAGCCGCAGCGCCAGCGCGGCCGCGGTGCACAGCAGCGCGTTGAGTTCCCAGTAACCGCGCCAGCCCGCCAGCGCGGTGCCGTCGAGCGCCGC
Encoded here:
- a CDS encoding MFS transporter, producing MPLSSPAALPQAERTDWQAVAAVFGAGLIAALQVGKTAIALPALRADLGLDLRAGGWLMAVFGVLGLFASVPAGALVARLGDRRLQVIGLAAMALGSALGSQVHSLSALMATRVLEGAGFLLFAVAGASVLQRLSLARDRAVVFAIWSCYMPAGMALALATGAALDGTALAGWRGYWELNALLCTAAALALRLTVRAPSAQAARAAAQRPWRQIAAEALAVAGARGPLLLALAFALYALQFYALLSFLPTLLMQRLQVDAATAGTLSGLAIGANVLGNLAAGALLRRGAKRWRLIAIASAVMGAAAAGAFALPLPALAAYALCVLFALAGGLLPASAIGGAAELERDPGRIAIAVGLLMQGSYLGQVIGPSLFGSVVQAAGWPAAAWPVALAALGAVAAAVALRSSFAAEAARA